The Candidatus Schekmanbacteria bacterium genomic interval GAAAAAAGTCCCAGGGATGATGACTCCCAGACTAAAGTAATTGAAATTATTAAAAATATATTAAAGATAGATGAAGAAACTTTAAAAGTGGTCAATCAACAACGTGATGAAACATTAAGTAAGATTGAACAAGTTGGGAATGCTAAGAGACAGCTAAATGGTTATGGATTAAAAAAAAGTAAGGCATCAGGTTTTTTTGATGATTCGATTTAAAATTTTAAATAGGCAATAATTTCCCTCTATCAATTTGTTCATGGATCGTTCCGAATTTGTTTACCTATTTTCATTTCATATTTGTTTATATAAATCAACGCGTTAGTCAATTAACTCCATAATATTTTAGCAATAAATATTATGGCAGGAATATTGCATTAAGCAATGATGAAAAAAAACAATATGATTTGGAGAATTATGTGAAAATTTCAGTCTCTATTATTACATTAAATGAAATTGACTATATTAGAAATGCGATATCTTCATGTAGTTTTGCTGATGAAATTGTTGTGGTTGATGGTGGTAGTACTGATGGGACTCAAGACTTTTTAAAAAGCTTTGATAAGCGTATTAAATTGATTGAATCGTCGTGGGATAATGATTTTTCTAAACAGCGGCAAAAATCACTAGATGCTTGTACCGGAGATTGGGTTGTTAGAATAGATTCTGACGAAGTTTTTTCAGAAGTATTTGAGACTGAAATAAGAAGTTATCTCGAAAGTACAAACTCTAATGCAATTACGATAAGACAATGTAATCTCGTTGGAAACATTGATTATTATTCAAAGCGTTATGATAATTTTGAGTCTGTCCCAAGGATTTTCAAAAAAACACCTGCCATAAAATGGAAAAATAAAATTCATGAAATAATTACCGGAATAGAAGGAATAATAGATCAGTGGGACGTTTATGTTGTTCATTTTGGTTTTTTAGATAAAAAAAGATATTCTAAAAAAGGAGAATTCTATTCAACTATTCCCGGGAGTGGATTTCAGAAAAAAGAAGATTTGCTATACAGAGAGTATGATATTGTTTCAAGGCCTTTGCAATCTTATGAAAAAGAATCTCTTAGAAAATCATTAAGGAAGCAATTTATATCTCTTGCCAATAAAAAACCATCACTTGCTATAGTAAGAGGTCCAAACCTTAATGAATGGGAAATGAAGAATTATGAACTGTTAATGGACCGCTACGATATAACTGCATATACGACTGAAAAACATAATTTCTCCCTAGATAAAATAAAGATTCCCGTAATAAAACTACCTGCTCATCCTGAATCACCAATCTATATGCTCGGATTGGAATATGAATTATTTGATAAAGACATTATTTATACAGCAGACATTACCTGGCTTTTTTCACTTCAAGGTGCCGTAGCAAGAAAAAAATTTGGGAATAAACTTGTAGTGCTTGAATGGGAAAATATACCTTTAATTTATGATGATAATAAAAATTTATCTAACATAAAGCGTACAGTAACTGATTCAGCTGATGCTTTTATAGCAGTTACCGAGCGTGCTGCCGATGCATTGAGAATAGAAGGTGCTGATAGGGATAAAATCTATAAAATACCTATGGGAATCGATGTAGACTTTTTTACACCTGATAAAACTATAAGAAATAAGGCCAGGTCAGAACTAAAATTTAACAATGACGATCGAATTGTACTTTTTGTAGGAAGGTTTGTATTTGAAAAAGGAATTTACGATATTTTATTTGCTTCAAAATTATTATTCGATAAGAACCCAGATCTAAAAAAGACATTAAAGTTTTTGATGATAGGGAGAGGGCCAGAAAAAGATCGATTCACTGCCATGGTTAAAAGGCTTTCCCTTGAAGATAATTTCATAATTCTTCCACAATCTTCTTATCTTGAAATGAAGAACTATTACAACAGCGCGGATATTTTTATTCTTCCAAGCATACCAAAAGAAAACTGGAAAGAACAATTTGGCATGGCAATAGTTGAAGCTATGGCATGTGGCGTTCCAGTTATATCAACATACTCGGGCTCAATACCAGAAGTTATTGGAGAAGCAGGGTTACTCGTGCAGCCTAACGATCCTCAGTCAATATGCAATGGAATAATGAAACTTTTGAAGAATGAAACACTGAGGCAGGAATTTGGGAAACTCGCCAGGCAAAGGGCAGTTGAAATGTTTAGCTGCAAAGTAGTTTCAGAGCAAATTGATACGTTATTTAAAAAAATATTATTAGATAAATTTAGAACAACAGACTCTAACGAAACAATGCATCAATCCTGTATGTCAGAGAATAAAGGGATTTCTTATTACAGCCAGAAAAGAGAGGAAATAATCTCCTTAGTACCGGAATCAGCCAAGAAGATACTCGATATAGGGTGTGGAACTGGAGAGATGGGTGCAGCCCTGCAAAGTATTGGGAAATTTGTAACTGGTATTGAAAGAGAGGGAGATATTGCTTCTATCGCAAGTGGAAGACTATCAAATGTAATCAAAGGTGATATTGAGCAGATTGATCTGAATTCCATTGACGAGCAATATGATTGTATAGTTTTTGGAGACGTAATTGAACATTTAATTAATCCTGAAGAGACTTTCAATAAAGTTACAAAACTTTTGAGCAACAGCGGTTCTGTCATTGTCAGCGTTCCCAATGTAAGAAATATATCAATTATATCACAGTTAATAGATGGAAATTGGACGTACCAAAAAGCAGGGATATTGGATGAAACTCATTTAAGGTTTTTCACTTTTCGGGAAATAGAGAGGATGCTTTCAAGGAATGGTTTTAGGATAGATAGCATCAAGACTAACTGTGTGCTGCCAAAAGAACTTGCGAATTTAAATTATGATTCAAGGGGGCTGACAAGTATAAGGGTTGGCAGAACTACTATAAATGATCTCACAGAAGAAGATATCAAAGATTTTTTTACGATTCAATATATTGTTAGGGCATCAAAGGTTGCCACTAACGTAGTTCTTGAAGATGATATTAATAATCTTCTTAAGAATGCTTATAAGCTTGAAAATGAAGGTATCTTTGACGCAGCAATTGAAAGTTATGAACAAATCCTTGAGAAATATCCGCGCAACGGAGAATCAATTAATAGAATTGCAAGATGTTTGTTCACAATTGGGGATTACCAAAAGGCTGAAACTAAGCTAAATCAGATCTCCGATAATTACCCTATTAACGCCGCTTACATCAATACAGCCATATGCTACAAAAAACTAAAAAAATATGAAATGGCTCTTAATTATCTGAAAAAGGTAAATGACAAAGATGGGCAAACAATAAGCGAGTCTGATCTTTTTGAAACTTTTATTCAGACAGGAGACTGTCTTGCCAATTTAATGAAAGATGCAGAAGCAAAAGAAAATTACCTTGCAGCAGAAAAGATTAACCCGAAATCTGAAAAGCCACTTATTGGTCTCGGGAGTTTGGCTATTCTTAACGGGAATAATGAAATAGCCAGTAAATATTTCGAGAAGGTTATAGCAATCAACGCTAACAATTGTAGAGCCCTTACCGGGTTAGGCATTGCACTTTGGAACAACGGCAAGAAAAAAGAAGCACTGTCACTGTATTCTAAGACACTTGAGCTTAATATTGAGAATCCACAAGCAATTTACTTAATTGTTCAGGCTGCCTCCGAACTTGGGCAATTAGAAATTGCTGAACAATATCTTGAGAGATACGTCTGCCTGCACCCTGCAAACATAGATATGCTTTTTAGCTTAAGCGTAATTTACTTTAGAGTGGGAAAATATCAGAAGGCAATGGAACTTGCTGACAGGATAATGATATTCGCACCTGGCTATGATGGCATTAACGAGCTCATTGCAGAGATTGAAAAAATAACGAGTCCCTCAGGCAGCTATTGTAATGAAAAAAAGATTTCTAACTATGGTGCCTGAAATAATCCTGCCATATTCCTCAGTGAAACATAACAAATGAATAAAAAAAATAAGACGGCTGTTATTCAGCTTGCACGAATGGGAGATATAATACAGACAATCCCGCTTCTTAATTTATTAAATCAGTATTCTGAAACAATCCTTTTTATTGATACCCGTTTTGAGGAGGTAGCGAAGAGCTTATCTTGTGCGGATGATATAATCGCTATCGATGTCAGGAAGCTGACAACATTTGCCAATAGAGAAGATATTTCTTTGTCTGCTAAATATGAACTGATAATAAAAGAAATTGAATGCTTAAAAGCTATTAACTGCGACCAGGTAATAAATTTAAACTATTCTTTCCTCGCCGCATTAATTGCTGACAATATAGATTGTCGGGACAGAGCAGGATTTTATTTTCGCACTGGCATAAGAGATATCTATAGTGATCCATGGATGTCGTATCTTATTACCTCAACGTCTGCGAGACGTTATAGCCGCATAAATCTTTCTGATATATTTAAATTTGCAGGAATAAACGGTTTTGGCTACCAGGAAAACAAAAAACTCGAATCATCCGTTCCTCAGAACAATGATATTATTAGAATGAATGAGGGGACTGCAATTGCCTTTCAGGTAGGAGCCGGTAATAGTAAAAGGCTTTGGCCGGAAGAATATTTTTCTTCTCTCGCAAAAATGATAGTCAATAATCTCAAATCAGATGTTTTCCTTCTTGGCAATGACGCAGAAAAAGAAAGAGCTTCCAAAATAGAATCAGAGGTAAATTCATCCAGAGTATTTAATCTTGCAGGGGAAACCAATATTCATCAGTTGATAGAAACACTTAAAAAATGTCGCTTGCTGATAACCGGAGATACGGGAACAATGCATCTTGCAGTGCATTTGAAAGTCCCTGTTCTTGGAATTTTTTGGGGCTCTGCAAATTGCTTTGAGACAGGGCCTTATAATGAAGGGCATTATGTGTTGCAGTCGTTTGAAAGTTGCTCTCCATGCATGGAGTTTAAGGAATGCAATGAACGGAAGTGCGTTAGAAAACTTCGTCCGGAGGTTGTGTTTGCCGCTACAAATAACATATTGGGCGGCCTGGATAACGACAAGATAAAAGATGTAATTCCTGATGGGGTTTCCTTTTATAAAAGTACGTTGGATAATTATGGGGTTACGTACTTACCTGTTATTGAATCAGAACGGGAGCATAATAATTATTTTACTGAATCACTTCGCAGGTTTTGGTTTGGACTGTTATCTGGTTGTCAGGGAGGCAAAGAAGAAAACGATGTTTCTGAAAGAAATATAAAATTAAAATGCGAACACGCTACTATTACAGATGCAGCTAAATCAGTTTCCAGGCTCATCAATGCAAGGAAAAATGTAATTCTGTCTCTATCTAATTGGCACCAGGAAGAATTTGAAGTTAACGACATTGATGAGAAGATTAAATGGTTTTACCGTTTCCACCCTTTAAAACACGCATTAGAATTTTTCTTTTTTAATGAGGCATTGATTAAGAAAGCGAATAGAAAAGAAGAGTTGCTAATGATTCATGAAAAAATGGAGTCTTCATTAAATTGTTTTGGACTAATTCACTGTTAAGGAATTTTATATGAGTGTATTTGAAAATAATATTTCCATTCTGAAAGAGAAGAATCCGGTACTTGCGAGTGAAATAAATGCAATCATTTCAGGCGAACATATCGAAATTTTAGAATCGCGAAGACACACGCCAACTTTAAAAATATCAGGACAGCTATACCACAGCATTTACGATCCAAAACAGGAGTCAGCTTCACTGATTGAAAAGTTTTTATTGGAGAAAAATTTAGAATCATACAGCTCCATAGTCATATTTGGCATGGGGATTGGTTACCACGTTGAAGAATTGTTAAAAAGCAATAGTAATCTGCCTGTTATTGTAATTGAGCCTGATAAGGAAATATTGAGAGCCGCATTGGAAGCCAGAGATATAGGGGAACTTCTTTCTTCGATATTTATATTTTCTCCTGATAAGGGGAATGAAGATTTCTTCGTAAAAGACATAAAGGATAACGCAGGCCCGAACCCTTTAATATTCACTCATCCATCTTTTAAAAGGACAGTCCATAATTTTAATTACTCATCAATTTTAAACAAGCTCAGCAGTTTTAATCCTGAAGATTACAAGGGGCTTGGAGTAATGGTGGTTTATCCACTCTATGGCGGATCCTATCCAATAGCAGAATACACAAGTCTTGCTTTTGAAAAACTTGGATGCAGAGTTGAGCGCTTTGACATGAGCAGATTTTATGCCCTTTACAAAGAAATTGATAAAATAACTTACGATAAGACTAATGCTGCAAAGCTAAAAGGTCTTTTCCTTTCTCTCATCGGAGAAATGTTTGTTGCAAGAGTTCTTGAAACAAGACCGTCTATGATATTTGCCCTTGCGCAGTCTCCATTGAGCATGGATATAGTTAAAAGGATAAAGCCGCTGAAGATCCCCCTATGTTACTGGTTTGTCGAAGACTACAGGCTTATGCAGTACTGGAAAGATATAGTCCAGCACTATGACTATTTCTTTACAATACAAAAAGGGGAGTTTCATGAAGAGATTGGGAGGATGGGAATGAAAAATTATTTTTATCTTCCCGCTGCATGCCATCCCGATATTCACAAACCGCTGCCACTTGAGGAAGAAGAAATGGCAACGTTCAAAAGTGACGTATCTTTCATGGGTGCAGGCTATTATAACAGACGTTCCTTCTTTAAGATGCTGAGAGATTATGATTTTAAGATATGGGGAACTGACTGGCCCAATGATGATCCTTTCTTCAAAAATGCTGTGCAGCGTGACAGCGAAAGGATTTCAATTGAAGACACGGTAAAAATATTTAATTCTACAAAAATCAATCTCAATATGCATTCTTCTACCTACCATTCAGGCGTTAACCCCCATGGAGATTTTGTGAACCCCAGGACATTTGAGATAGCAGCATGCGGTGGGTTTCAGCTTGTTGATTACAGAAGTGACCTTGAGGGACTTTTTAAAGTCGGAGAAGAAATAGAAACTTTCAGCGATATTCAGGATCTTCGGAGAAAGATGTCCTATTATCTGGATCATCCTGAAGAGAGAAATAAAATATCAGAAAAAGCCCGCCAAAAAGTTCTTGCAGATCATACATATGAGAAAAGAATGACAGAGGTCCTTCGGGCAGTTACCTGTGGGGAAGGGACCGTAATTTCAAATCCTGTAAAAGACATAAACTCCTATAAAAACCTTATGAAACAAGCTTCCGGGAATAATGAACTGGAGGCGCTATTCTCGAAATTTGAAGGATATGACAGACTGACAATTTCAGAAGTTGCAGACAAAATAAGAAAGGGAGAAGGAACACTCACCCGCTCTGAGATGATTTTTTTAATGATGCGCGAGTTTGTGGCTGCCTGATATGAAGATTCTAGTTATAAATCTCACCCGCATGGGAGATCTCATACAATCTACCCCATTGTTGAAGAGTATCAAACAGGCAAATCCCGGCAGCGAAATAGTGCTGATGGTGAATTCAAGATTTTCAGCTATCTGCAGCAGGATGCCTTTTGTTGACAGGGTAATAAAGTTCGACGTTGAAAAAACCGGGAAGAATATTGTCGATGCACAGAAAAGCCTGATTGAAAGCTATCACGAAATAGAATCACTTGTGTGTTCATTGAACAACGAGAAGTTCAATAAAATATATAACCTGACGCACTCAAAGATGAGCGCGCTTTTAACTACGATGATTACTGTTGATGAGATTAATGGCATCTGCGTTGATTCAAAAGGATTCAGGGTAATAAAAAATCAATGGATGGTCTATTTCTTCAATGCTGCCATCAACCGGTATTTTAACCCTTTCAACCTTGTTGACATGTATCTTCTTTCCGGAAGGTCTGGCAATTCTGAACGGAAGCTTTCACTTGATATAACTGAAGATGACAGAAGAGATGCCCTTCTATTTTATGAGGAATCAGATCTTAAAAAAGATGACATCCTTATAGGAATGCAGCCAGGGGCAAGCAAATCCCATAAACAGTGGCCGGTTGAATTTTTCGCTTCGCTGGCGCGCATGTTTTCAGAAAAGCTTAATGTAAAGATAGCTCTCTTCGGTTCTGAACAGGAAAAACCTATTGGGGAAGAAATAGAGAATATCTCAGGCGTTAAAGTTATAAATACAATGGGTAAGACTACGGTTCAAAACCTTTCAGCCTTTGTTTCACGCTGTTCAGTTTTAATTACTAATGATACGGGAACTATGCATGTAGCAACAGCAGCCGGGGTTAAGGTAATAGAAATTTCTGTTGGTCCTGTAAATTTTTGGGAAACCGGACCATATGGTGATGGTCATGCGGTAATTCAGACCTCGATAGTCTGCGCCCCTTGTGGTTTTAATGTCAGCTGTCTAAATGAAATCTGCAAAAAAACCATTGTTCCTGAAGAAGTGTTTCTCCTGACAGAAGAAATGCTTGGTTTAAAGGGAATAAATGATGTCCGGGATTCAGGGAAGTTTTTAAATTCGAATGTATATAAAACCGTATTTGATGAATGCGGGTTTCTTGATTTTTATCCTCTGATTTACAGAAAAATCGATGAAAATATTTTCTGGCGGCAGATATACAGGGGGTTCTGGAAAAGCATTATAAAGGATGTTGCAGGTGAACAGGAAGGCAGGGAAGTATTTGAAAAAATATCGGGCAGATATGACGTGTCCGGAGTTGGCCACTTTTCCCATTCTTTAAAATCAACGGCTGATGCGATATCTAAAATAGAAATACTTGCCTCAGAAGGTGAGGGGCTCGTTAAAAAAATAGTAGATTTACTCAGTTCATCATCAACGGGAAAACACCATACACATATATCGGAGTTGGCCAGAAAGGTTTCTCTCATAGATGTCTCAATAGAAGAGATTGCAAGCATAACAAGGCAGTTATCACCTGTCTGCGATGTTTACCGCATGAAGAGGGAAAGCATAGATTCTGACGATCCTGCAAAAGTCGCTTGGACATATTTAGCTCTATATCGCGAACTACGGAAATACTGCCTTTCATTAAAAAATATTCTGCGGCCATTTATCGATTATCATGGGTGTATGTCATCAGGATTCAGTTGTTCTGGTTCTAATGGAGTTCTTCAAGATGTCGGAAAAATTTAAAAAAAATATTGAATGCCTGAAGAAATCGCATCCGGAAATATACAGTCATATTTCTGGTAAAACCCTTACTAATGACAGCGGAATTTCATTTAAACGGGAAGTCGCGAAAAACGGGGAAGAATTTATTGCAGTATCTAAAGAGGAAGGCTGCTGGATTAATATTTCAAGTTCCTATGCACCATCGCAGGAGGCGGAGCATCTGAGCAACAGGTTGATATCAGAATCACGTGGGAAAATCCTGATATTCCTGGGTGCAGGCTCAGGATATATTCTGAAAGAAATTTTTAAGAAGATCGAAAAGGAAAGTGAAATAATATGGGTTGAAAGAGAGCCGGCCCTCTTAAGAGAAACTTTATCCCTCATAGATCTTTCAGATGTTTTAAATTCCGGACAGCTCCAGATAATTTTAAATGATTCTCTCTCAAAAATAATTGATAAGATAACAGCGATAAGAGCTAGATCCGGTTTTAAGTCTTTGGCATCTGTGATAAATCCCGCTCAGGACAAAATATGGGATGGTTTTTATTCTTCCCTTCACTCTGCAATAGCCAATGTAAAGAACTCTCTTATACGGGAGAGAGCTGACTACAGGAAGTTCTCATCATCTGACTGCAAGGTAATGGTTTTTGATTCGAAGTATTTTATTGTAAAGGAATGCATAAAGGCATTTAACAATTTGGGACACATAGTCAGGACTGTTCCGCTTTCAGGGAGCGGTGATTTCATATCTCAGCTTTTAAATTCCATAATTGATTTTAAACCGGACTTTATCTTTACCGTAAATCATCTGGGATTTGACGAAGAAGGAAAGCTTTCGAGCCTTCTGTCATCCCTTAAAGTTCCTTTTGCTATATGGTACGTTGACAGTCCGGCGTTCGCATTAAAAGATAACACGTCAAATGTTTCAGAATTCTGCAGGTTATTCATGTGGGAAAAAACCTGTATGGAAAGTATGAGCCAGCGGGGTTACATTGATGTTACATATCTTCCTCTTGCGGCTGATTCTGAGATTTTCAAACCTATGGGTAATTCTGCAAGAGTAATGAAATATCGTACCGATGCCTCCTTTGTCGGAAATTCAATGTTCGATGCAGTTGATAAATGGAAGAAAAAAATCGCAGGGATAGCATCTCTTGATGTTATAGAAGCAGAAGCAGTTGCACGTCAGATGGCTGACCATA includes:
- a CDS encoding flagellar protein FliT; this translates as MALKFNLVQNKLQLYQKIYDIASKEREAANKSNYGQILFLQDLRQKIFNQIEKIDESIKNEKVFVSKQNYLEEKSPRDDDSQTKVIEIIKNILKIDEETLKVVNQQRDETLSKIEQVGNAKRQLNGYGLKKSKASGFFDDSI
- a CDS encoding glycosyltransferase — encoded protein: MKISVSIITLNEIDYIRNAISSCSFADEIVVVDGGSTDGTQDFLKSFDKRIKLIESSWDNDFSKQRQKSLDACTGDWVVRIDSDEVFSEVFETEIRSYLESTNSNAITIRQCNLVGNIDYYSKRYDNFESVPRIFKKTPAIKWKNKIHEIITGIEGIIDQWDVYVVHFGFLDKKRYSKKGEFYSTIPGSGFQKKEDLLYREYDIVSRPLQSYEKESLRKSLRKQFISLANKKPSLAIVRGPNLNEWEMKNYELLMDRYDITAYTTEKHNFSLDKIKIPVIKLPAHPESPIYMLGLEYELFDKDIIYTADITWLFSLQGAVARKKFGNKLVVLEWENIPLIYDDNKNLSNIKRTVTDSADAFIAVTERAADALRIEGADRDKIYKIPMGIDVDFFTPDKTIRNKARSELKFNNDDRIVLFVGRFVFEKGIYDILFASKLLFDKNPDLKKTLKFLMIGRGPEKDRFTAMVKRLSLEDNFIILPQSSYLEMKNYYNSADIFILPSIPKENWKEQFGMAIVEAMACGVPVISTYSGSIPEVIGEAGLLVQPNDPQSICNGIMKLLKNETLRQEFGKLARQRAVEMFSCKVVSEQIDTLFKKILLDKFRTTDSNETMHQSCMSENKGISYYSQKREEIISLVPESAKKILDIGCGTGEMGAALQSIGKFVTGIEREGDIASIASGRLSNVIKGDIEQIDLNSIDEQYDCIVFGDVIEHLINPEETFNKVTKLLSNSGSVIVSVPNVRNISIISQLIDGNWTYQKAGILDETHLRFFTFREIERMLSRNGFRIDSIKTNCVLPKELANLNYDSRGLTSIRVGRTTINDLTEEDIKDFFTIQYIVRASKVATNVVLEDDINNLLKNAYKLENEGIFDAAIESYEQILEKYPRNGESINRIARCLFTIGDYQKAETKLNQISDNYPINAAYINTAICYKKLKKYEMALNYLKKVNDKDGQTISESDLFETFIQTGDCLANLMKDAEAKENYLAAEKINPKSEKPLIGLGSLAILNGNNEIASKYFEKVIAINANNCRALTGLGIALWNNGKKKEALSLYSKTLELNIENPQAIYLIVQAASELGQLEIAEQYLERYVCLHPANIDMLFSLSVIYFRVGKYQKAMELADRIMIFAPGYDGINELIAEIEKITSPSGSYCNEKKISNYGA
- a CDS encoding glycosyltransferase family 9 protein, with protein sequence MNKKNKTAVIQLARMGDIIQTIPLLNLLNQYSETILFIDTRFEEVAKSLSCADDIIAIDVRKLTTFANREDISLSAKYELIIKEIECLKAINCDQVINLNYSFLAALIADNIDCRDRAGFYFRTGIRDIYSDPWMSYLITSTSARRYSRINLSDIFKFAGINGFGYQENKKLESSVPQNNDIIRMNEGTAIAFQVGAGNSKRLWPEEYFSSLAKMIVNNLKSDVFLLGNDAEKERASKIESEVNSSRVFNLAGETNIHQLIETLKKCRLLITGDTGTMHLAVHLKVPVLGIFWGSANCFETGPYNEGHYVLQSFESCSPCMEFKECNERKCVRKLRPEVVFAATNNILGGLDNDKIKDVIPDGVSFYKSTLDNYGVTYLPVIESEREHNNYFTESLRRFWFGLLSGCQGGKEENDVSERNIKLKCEHATITDAAKSVSRLINARKNVILSLSNWHQEEFEVNDIDEKIKWFYRFHPLKHALEFFFFNEALIKKANRKEELLMIHEKMESSLNCFGLIHC
- a CDS encoding glycosyltransferase, whose product is MSVFENNISILKEKNPVLASEINAIISGEHIEILESRRHTPTLKISGQLYHSIYDPKQESASLIEKFLLEKNLESYSSIVIFGMGIGYHVEELLKSNSNLPVIVIEPDKEILRAALEARDIGELLSSIFIFSPDKGNEDFFVKDIKDNAGPNPLIFTHPSFKRTVHNFNYSSILNKLSSFNPEDYKGLGVMVVYPLYGGSYPIAEYTSLAFEKLGCRVERFDMSRFYALYKEIDKITYDKTNAAKLKGLFLSLIGEMFVARVLETRPSMIFALAQSPLSMDIVKRIKPLKIPLCYWFVEDYRLMQYWKDIVQHYDYFFTIQKGEFHEEIGRMGMKNYFYLPAACHPDIHKPLPLEEEEMATFKSDVSFMGAGYYNRRSFFKMLRDYDFKIWGTDWPNDDPFFKNAVQRDSERISIEDTVKIFNSTKINLNMHSSTYHSGVNPHGDFVNPRTFEIAACGGFQLVDYRSDLEGLFKVGEEIETFSDIQDLRRKMSYYLDHPEERNKISEKARQKVLADHTYEKRMTEVLRAVTCGEGTVISNPVKDINSYKNLMKQASGNNELEALFSKFEGYDRLTISEVADKIRKGEGTLTRSEMIFLMMREFVAA
- a CDS encoding glycosyltransferase family 9 protein, whose amino-acid sequence is MKILVINLTRMGDLIQSTPLLKSIKQANPGSEIVLMVNSRFSAICSRMPFVDRVIKFDVEKTGKNIVDAQKSLIESYHEIESLVCSLNNEKFNKIYNLTHSKMSALLTTMITVDEINGICVDSKGFRVIKNQWMVYFFNAAINRYFNPFNLVDMYLLSGRSGNSERKLSLDITEDDRRDALLFYEESDLKKDDILIGMQPGASKSHKQWPVEFFASLARMFSEKLNVKIALFGSEQEKPIGEEIENISGVKVINTMGKTTVQNLSAFVSRCSVLITNDTGTMHVATAAGVKVIEISVGPVNFWETGPYGDGHAVIQTSIVCAPCGFNVSCLNEICKKTIVPEEVFLLTEEMLGLKGINDVRDSGKFLNSNVYKTVFDECGFLDFYPLIYRKIDENIFWRQIYRGFWKSIIKDVAGEQEGREVFEKISGRYDVSGVGHFSHSLKSTADAISKIEILASEGEGLVKKIVDLLSSSSTGKHHTHISELARKVSLIDVSIEEIASITRQLSPVCDVYRMKRESIDSDDPAKVAWTYLALYRELRKYCLSLKNILRPFIDYHGCMSSGFSCSGSNGVLQDVGKI
- a CDS encoding glycosyltransferase, which encodes MSEKFKKNIECLKKSHPEIYSHISGKTLTNDSGISFKREVAKNGEEFIAVSKEEGCWINISSSYAPSQEAEHLSNRLISESRGKILIFLGAGSGYILKEIFKKIEKESEIIWVEREPALLRETLSLIDLSDVLNSGQLQIILNDSLSKIIDKITAIRARSGFKSLASVINPAQDKIWDGFYSSLHSAIANVKNSLIRERADYRKFSSSDCKVMVFDSKYFIVKECIKAFNNLGHIVRTVPLSGSGDFISQLLNSIIDFKPDFIFTVNHLGFDEEGKLSSLLSSLKVPFAIWYVDSPAFALKDNTSNVSEFCRLFMWEKTCMESMSQRGYIDVTYLPLAADSEIFKPMGNSARVMKYRTDASFVGNSMFDAVDKWKKKIAGIASLDVIEAEAVARQMADHKIKMLSIIDSLISSDKISDDLSLQKKIELEAYLTWKATMHYRHNVVKEGIKEGALIYGDKEWRKFIPQEYLKGNVDYYSELPLVYNASTVNINCTSFQMNTALNQRVFDCAACGAFLITDSQPDLFELFSEKETVSYKSHEEIVELIKFYRKNETQRKSISSKAYHRVIEEHTYEKRIEKIVNLMRETFSASVFRNNKYGGENNEYSTSI